DNA from Strix aluco isolate bStrAlu1 chromosome 11, bStrAlu1.hap1, whole genome shotgun sequence:
CATTTGTTTGCTAACAGCTGCCATTTCACAAGATTAGATGACCTGTCTTGGTTTAACATCAATTTCTTTAATTTGCTGACTACCTTGGGATGTTGTTAGCTCCAATTATAAAAGCTGATTTGCATGAAAATCTCTCTTTATGAACACATTAATTGACTGCAATTAATTACCTACATCTACACATAACAGTATGCTGATGGCATAATGAAATAGTATGTGTAATTAAAAGTGGATGATACTAAAAATAATTTGGGCTTTTGATTATCAAGTAAACGAAAAGTTTAGTggataaaaagaacattttccaaTTAAGAGGTACTTAAACACAGCAAAGCTTCCATTTTCAAGAAGTCCAGCTTCTGAAGTTTGTAAAGCATGTCTGCAAGAGCACATGCTATGTTCATAAAATGggattaaaaataaagattaaaccTTAAACTgaagacatttcattttcatgcaGGTCAGGGATGTTGTCATTAATTATTTTACTATATATACCTACAGGTTATATATCTTTCTAGTCTGGAATAAAACTTGAGCCTTGTTTTAAATGaacattcattttctgtttaGATATATCATTCACATGATTGTACTCAAATATTTAAGTTTTACAGTCCCTTGCATTCTGATAATTCAGCCAAGTATTGATTTTTGAATACAATCACTGAGAAACTGAATCCCAAAGTTTCCTCTGCTATTTCAAAAGCAAACTTATCATCAAACTTCACAACAGAACTTCGACTTGACTACTTGGGGCAATATAActctaaaaatattattttccctttaataTTACAAAAATGGTACTTGCATGTAAAAAAAGCTACGTGTAGTTTAAATAAGTAAATGTATGAAGGGTCTTACTCTAAGCAAAAATTTAAAACCCCTCATATTCATTTCAGCTGCTCTAGGACAAAGACTGCCTTTACTAATGAGGTATATCAAGACAGCAAAAGTTAACAACTTGAAAAAACATCAGCATGGTAGTTTAGTCTGGATGATAAAATCTTTTGAGTTGCTTTTTTCATATTCccataaaagcagaagaaaagaagtttaaaaagtatttactTAAACCTTTCATATTATGAAGGTTGTTCTCAAAGAAATTCTtctttcaaagtttatttttctttagagttTCATGATATGCTACACCTTAAATACTATTGTTCACTGTAATAGTCTTGTCTTTTATAGTACTAAACTTCACCAGTAGTTATCATTCCCTGTAATTTATCTTATTCTTTTGGTCAATACTTTGCACATGTATTTCCAGagcattttaacaaaaattgTGGAAATGATTATTCACTGAATCCAAACACTAAAGATGAGAATCCTTAAGACTGAGAAAGTACTAAAAACAGTGGAATAAAAATGTATCTTCATTACCTACAGCACCACTTCTAACATTCCCTACACTGATGAAGATGTGCTGGAAATGGATTCTTTATCTAATTTGCTTGTTCAGACCCACTTCTAAGCTACTTCAGACCTACTTCCTTCTCAAAAGATGTTCTCCTACCCTGTTTTAGTATGATGAATCAATGACTCATAAAGGAGGTACAGAGTAAGGGGAAAATGGAAAACTTCAGTAAGACATTGCTATTATTATGTGGACCAAATTAAAGGCTTAGTCTTGTGTCTTGTACAGAAGCAAATAATAACATGAGAGTAGATGAAAGAGGGTGCCTATAAAGAGAGATTTCACCtgtgtatttttctgtgctttagcaGTAAGATGTTTATGTACTTCTCAAGTTTAAGCTGAAAATAACAATCgattcaacattttaaaagggGCAAATTTATCAGTTCTCTATGAAGGACATGAATCAGAGCAtacaaaatattctcattttttaaaaattctcattttaaaatcctctttttttaaaagaaaatccccCCTTTTTAAGAAGCGCTTGCACATATTCGCACATATTCCAGGATATGTACTGTTGCACATGTAtctagagaataatttttttttaataaaaaataggGTACAGATTAGTTATGTGTAACTGGATTTACACAAACAGTAATAATCCGAGAATgaggaaattatatttttgttatgtttagAATTCTAACAATGATACGTACTACTAGTGAAAAATATGGGTTTTATCTACATTGATTTATTTCCTCATTGGAAATACAGCTGATGTCTTCAAAACTCAACAACTGACTTAAAAAACCTGATTTTGTTCAAccacaaaaaaatctgtcaatagctgaaaattttatttcattctttacATAGTTAGCATATGACCACTACTGTTTATGGATAATTTTACAACTATAGAGTTCTATTAATGAACACAATCTATGTCTGTTATTCTATTGCTGTTATTAATGATGAtctatttaattacaaaattgttttcatataatcatagaatggtttgggttggaagggatgttaaacatcatctagtcccaaccccctgccacgggcagggacaccttccactagcccaggttgcccaaagccccgtccaacctggccttgaacccttccagggagggggcagccacagcttctctgggcaacctgtgccagggcctcaacaccctcacagggaagaatttcttccttatgtctaatctaaatctaccctccaacagtttaaaaccgttatcccttgtcctatccctacacccctgatcaagagaccctcccccctttcctgtagcccctttaagtcctgggaggccgctctaaggtctccccagagccttctcttctccagctgaacccccccaactctctcagcctgtcctcacaggggaggtgctccagacccctggtcatctttgtggcctcctctggccctgctcaagcaggtctgtgtccttctggtgttggtgcccccagagctggacccagcactgcaggggggtctcccgagagcggagcagagagggagaatcccctccctcaccctgctggccacactgctctggatgcagcccagcacacagttggctttctgggctgtgagcgcatgttgctggctcatggtcagttttccatccactggtatccccaagtccttctctgcagggctgccctcAATCCACTCATTGGTCAGCCAGTTTTAAAGAGATATTATTTTGAATCAAAACATTAAGGACTATAAAGACATTTGCCTTAGTAAAATTTTACTATTGACTTTACTGCAGGTAGAAAGCAATacacagttttaaaacaaaataatagcTTTAGTAAAAAGCAGCCAATTGTCTGACCCAAGCCTATTTAAAGCAATTTCACATTCAAATCTTGGCATTTGCTTCTACAGTTCAGTTTCTACTAATTCTTGGTTTACAAATGTCATGTGGACAGACATGccaatttaaatataaaaacacaGGATGTGCTATTCTAGGACAGGCCAATAATCTGTCTAACATCCAGTTTCAAACAATGGCTAAAACCAAACGCTTCAGAAATGGCACAAGATAATTTCAGTAGGGATTTATGAAATAATCTGCCTTCAACCCTGTTCTTAGAGTAAGGTTGGGAAAACCTAGAAGTACAAGATAAAATTTTCCCTTCAGATTTTTACTGGTGCTAAATACAATGGCATGGACATTACTCTTACCCATATAAATGGCCAACTGGTTTTGGAATCATACAAATTTCTTTACTTCACCAGCTTGTTGTAGCAGTGCATTCCATATTTCAATCATATTCTGTGTAACATGGTATTTTCTTCtatcagtttttaattttcaacTGCATCATCACATCAAATGATGTCTTGTTTTTGTGCcatgaaaaagcagcttttattgaACTTTCTTTGTATCGATAGTTACTTTATAAACTCCTTTAAgtcaatttttaatgttttcagcatATCTTAATGTAAGAGTTTTTCATTCAAGCTGCTTTTCTCTGAATCACTTCTCTGTTAAATCTTTTCTGAGATGGTTTAACTGATAATGGATAAAGTATTTCAGATAATAATGCAAAACTGATTTATTAAAGGTTTGATACCTTTTCCATTTCATATGAATTTGAACTTCCTGCTACCCAGCATCttagtcttttaaaaatgtagctaCATATTAATCTGAGAGTTGTACTAAGCTCTACCTATGGTGATGATAACCTTCCCTCCTTGAGTCATTTAATTTTGACACTTTAAAGCTTAACTGTAGTTCACATTTCTCCCCAATGTACAATCCTTTGCATTTATCAAAGCTAGATTTACGTGGTATCATGATAGACATTTACCCAGTACAGTGGTCCTGAGCTCATAATTTTTCAACACAGTGTccacaagaaataaaaacagtaaaCTGAAATTTTGTTTAGCAGAATATGACATTTCCTGCATGTTACCTGCTCTGtagtgtttttcattaaaaagtaccCAGTGGATTGCCCATTTTACAAGTTTAAAACTCTCTGAAGTCCCACTCTTTATTAACCTAGATTCTGTATCACATGAAAATTTTGCTCCCACATTATTCAAATCTCTCTTGAGATTATTCATAACTATATTAAACAATACAGAGCCTAGAACAAAAAAATTGAGGCCTCTTTGCTGCTAGCCTTCAGCTGTAACTgtatggaccactcagtggataaggaattggctggatggttgcactcaaagagttgtggtcaagggctcaatgtccaagtggagagcagtgacgagtggtgtcctcagggatggctgttgggactggcgctgtttaacatctttgttggagacacagacagtgggattgaggcaccctcagcaagttaagcaatgacaccgagctgtgtggtgcagtcaacaggctggagagaagggatgtgccatccagagggacctggacaggccggGAAGGTGGgactgtgtgaacctcatgaagttcaacaaggccaagggcaaggtcctgcccatgggtcggggcaatcccaatcccaagcacaggctgggcgaggagtggattgagagcagccccaaggagaaggacttgggggtattagtggatggaaaactgaccatgagccagcaatgtgcgctcgcagcccagaaagccaacagaaaaGACATGCCTCAAATATTGTTATTATAAATCCCATGTTTGAATTAGAATTGTTCAGGCTGCACATAGATCTCAAACTATAGAACAGACATGTGTATGTGCTCATGATATTACAGTTATAGAAGAgttgtcatgttttattttcaagacaCTGGAACTCTTAACATGCACTTTGACAACCCCCCCCATTACTTGTATGTATACTATATCAATCATATTCACAATattttaatacaacagagtacCTGTTTCTTGCTCTGTTACTGGATATCTCCTGCATTTTAACTCTGGCTTGTGAATTTTAGTCAGGTTCAGCAATTGTGTAACTTGTGGCACATCTGTATTTAGCTGGCAGGCTCGAGGAATAACATCTGTGGGCTCATGTGGCATAAATGGAAGAACACAcatatctaaaattaaaaaacGTGGGTTTTACTTCACTCTGATgacaaaacagaattaaatttgATTTACGTTATTTGTTAGATTACATATATTTTAGTTCATATGGTTATAACAATTTAATAATTAtagtaatttgaaaaatttgctgcatttttaatttttaagacaatAAGCAtgtccattttaaaattatattgtgCATTTTTTCAGGCCAAAATATTTGAATACATTTAAACTAAGAAAGATGCACCAATGGCTGGAATGGCCATAGTAAATGAACTTCTTTGATTTGGCAAGTGAATAAGCAAAACAGAgtcacaaaatatattttgttaactTTATTCTAACTTAGTTTTAATTCTAATATTGATATACTGATTTTCAGACAAAATGAACATCTGAAAATGGTATTGATGTCAGTGGGACTGAAGTAGCAAATAGAGTCCCATATATGCAAATAAAGAATCTGACAAGCCTTAATTCCAAACTTTGGACACCATTACACTTTCATGATAAACTAAAAAGCTGTCAAGCTATCTATTCTTCTGACACCAGGCACTAGTAGAATGTGATCTGAttgtctctgctttccctttgatATCCAATACAGACTGAGTTTATGAAAGTTATTCTTTATGAAGAAAGGTACCCAGAGTCAGAACCATTCCTGATGTTCTCATGCAAATTCCTTCCAAATTTTATAAGACTTGAATATAGTGAGCTAATGAATATTAGCCTCTTTTCCAAGGATAAGAGGAAAATataaccccaaaaccaaacatgaTTGAGATCCTAATAGAAAAATTCAAGTGTCCCATGTCATATTTCAGTAGTAGACATATTTTTTCAACCATTTATTTACTGCTGTAAGATGGTAAAATTAGTGATAAAAACCCCATATATATAACCTTGAGATTACTATGGAAACCAGAAACTAGGTGTATATCAAGCCTGTATGCCTCAATATCATAGGGCAGAGAAgataaattatttcctcttctATCTCAATGATctcatacagaaataatttcttagtaTATATGGTTTAGCCTTTCCACTTGCTATCATTTTAAGAATGCAAAACGTATGGTATACGAGCTACTAAGAAAGAATAACCCACACATTGCACCTTGAAATAACTACTTCTGCCACCAAGGAGGTTTAAGCAAAGAACTTGACCCTCATTACAAGTTGCAATATTATTGCATCCACTGGAGCTCAACTAACTGGTCCAAtcatctgagaggaaaaaaactttaTCAAATCACGATTGTTAACTGAAAGTTAATTAATACTAACAAAAAACTACTATTGTTTTTCTGTAATTCGGTATGAAGTATAGAGTTGTTTTAATACAGCCAAACCCTGAGCTGTAACATAATTTTAAGACTTGCCTAGTCTTAAGGAAAGGAAATTTCCTTAAGATAAGGAAATTCATAAGCATACAGAAAATACTAATGCCCACCAGCTGTGCAATAATCATAGAATTGATAATCCAGTAATTAAAAGTGCAATATTTTACCATGCATACAGTTTATTGAAGCTGTCTACTCATTATGTTAACTACATTTTTGAATTTTGGAACTCATTTAGAACATTTACACACATTTCAAAACCTGTTTAGAACggaagagagaaaacaatgcACCAACAgagttaaattaaattataacCAGTGAGGCCTCTAACTGCAGTTTCTGCTGAGAATTTACCAGATTCTCTCTGTAGtcattttttgaattattttttccaacCTCACcaataaaaaaaagaggagtAATCACAATGATCCCATACTCTCCCTTACTGGTTTAGGTTTTCCAAACGGAAGAtacattttgttcattttgttacACTTACAATACTGCTAACTATCCCTCCTTCAGAGACCAGAACTCTTTTTTCATGTGTGTTCTTTAAAAGCCACAAAACAAGAATCTGAATGAATTGAAGCTGAACTACAATAGGGTTCCTCTAAAATAAGAACATGCTAGCCATGCTTTTTCAATTCCTCCTCTATTACTGCAAATATCAGTGAGGAATGAAGTTCTCTCCCTTGGAAAATAATGATTGAGGATTATGATGCTAGTTGGGAGACTGGTAAACTTTTGACCAATATCCTCTATTACATCTATAATCTCTCATTTTCCAGCTCACCACCAGTATTACTTTCCCAGTGAACACATTAGAATAAATGGACTTAAGATCAGAGAGGTGTTTATGATAGTTTCATAGCTCTGTTTCATATAATACTGTTTTGTTACAGTTTTGtcttgaattatttaaataagaaatctTTCATCAGCTGTTAATGTCAAAAATTAAGgaaacaaacagcaaatattgctaagtttttctctttcctttcagacATTCTCTTCTTGACCAAAATCTGATTTCTATCAGCATAAGATACTCtgattaaaacaagctctccacctgataaaTCTTGCCAGAATTTCTTCAGTAAAATACTTCTAAGGAAGTCAATGTTTAAAACAGAGGAGTAACACATATATTTAGTCACCTAAAGCCCAAAATGAACAGATTTAATATGCTGTACTACTACTTTAATTTTCATGAAATCATGCAATCTCTCAAATTGCCAATCTGATGACTAAGAAGCTTTTGATTTTATAATATGAAAGTTATGATTAAGACTATATAGTAATTATAACACACCATCTTCCTCAGCTGTATCTTGAGGCTTGGATTTTAAAGTGAAGATCTTTCTCAGTTTACAGTTAGCCGAAATAATAATTCCATCCAAAGACTGGAAGACAGCTCCTCTGAATATTTCACTGGTGAATGCTACCAAGTCAATACACATATTGCACCACTAGAAAAGAGAAACAATACTCGTTAATAAAGCTCAAAACACTAATCATTGCAGAAGAGTATTagtgtatattttataaatgaagTCTCTGTGGAGtattagtttctcacaggccgtGATTCACAATGCATaacattttcatattaaaaaagatATTGACATATTTGCACTTACAACTATTTATACAAACAAATCAGTACACATGACCTAGGGACTGCTAGCCCAAGTGAGCTCTGTTACCTAGCATATCCCCAATACATTTTGCAGCTAACTTGTGAGAAAGTACATTTTTTGAAggctttctggggaaaaaaattgttattcaATATTACTTCATAAGTTAAATTTACTGCAGCTTAAGCACTCCAAAGGCTTAGTTGGAGATTCTTTGATGATTTCTTTCTGAGATTCATAAGAAAAAGACCTCTCCAAAGCTGGCATCCCTTTCCCACTGAAGACTGTCAGGCAAATTTCTAGTATGGACAAGACCCCAGTTTATCATAACAACTTAAAACTACTTCTTGTTTATAATAAATGTTATCCATTCCTGATAACTCCTTTCCAAAAGACAAATCAGATAATGATGACTACCTAGGTTCCTAAATATCCTACttaaatacatgttttaattCTCATTAGATGATTGTTCCATTTGTTTCAGGGAACACTGTTAGAACACTAACATCAATGTGCTACACTGTCCTGCACTATTCCAGCAGCTCTTTAAATTCTCTCAGTTTCAAGTTTTTCCAACTTAATTCAACAATTGTATATTGCTGGTTTTTATAATACAGAAATGAGCAGTTACAGGTATCTATTTTGCATGTGAACCATATTACAGTTCCATTACCctcctagaaaaaaaagaagtttcataTAAAACAAGTAATACCAAAAGCAGAAGAACTAACAAAATAAGTTTTTTTGTGGCTTTATGTTTTCCGTTTAGACCCTCTGATGTTTAAACACACGTACGCTCATAGTTGTGGTGTTCCTAACAATTAGTCTCCTCATCGATTCTGGCATTTAGTGAGGGATGAGCTGATACTAACACATCTTCTATAACCAGGAAATAAACAGAGAGGGCCTTGAAGAGAAATGGAACCATTTCAATGAAATTTGCAGAACTGTAATATATTTGATATAATTACTCACGTGTAAAATTTAGCTGACCAATGGATTGAAGTTTTCTTAAGGGAGAAGAATACTAAGACATAATGACTGTACACGCCTCATTTCCTTCTAAAGCTGAGGTAAAAGTACTAGTTCTAAGTGCcaaatagcaaatattttttgagaaaaaatgtAGGTGCATACATTACTATTCAGCTTCTAAGTCTGAAATTTTGGAAGGAAAGGAATACTTGTTTTGAAGACACCAAGCAATGGAAaggaaaacacagtatttaattATAACTGGTATTTCTATTGCTGAGGTTGAAAAATAGCATCATTTGTAAGAATACAACACAGGAAGCTAGCATATGAAAATGTAAACTATGTTCTACTGATGGAACAAACAACATATTATATCCTTGTTCACAACCAATCATACTGATAATAATGATCAGCTTGTATATAGAGTAAGTTAAACTATCAGAGCCATGTAAGCAATCTAATCACTGAAAGCAGCACACTCTCTTCTTTTAAgtaaaagcaacaataaaaaggCAGACAACCATTTAAAAGATGACAGACAGGTATTCAGATATACTGAGAAATACAGACCTACTCTTTAAGGTTGGTAAAGTGTCaaggttattaaaatatttttcattataccTGATAATTTAGACAGATCTCTGATTAATACTTCATtatctaaattaaaatacataactGAAGGTCATATTCTGATTGAATTTAACTTGGCGTACATTAATGCATACTTTAATCCTAAAACATTTCTGCTAGCCTGACACCAAGACAAACTAAGTGAAATTATACTGaagaaatataatttgatttcagTGGATCTTGAATTAACAGCAACTTCAGGGATATGATCTGATGCATatccatttgaaaaaaatccaaccacTTCTTCCCACAAAGTAGAAAACTCCTGAAATCTAAAATTATCACAGGTGCCTTCACCTAAACTATCTTAAAAGAAGTTGTAACTTTAGAAGTTTTTGTAAAATATTCTCTCTCATGACCAGCCTTAAATCCACAGCTCCTTATTATACTGTGTTATCTTGGTGCAtacttgtgttttaaaatatttgaaatctaACTATTCTCATCTCCAAATGATTTTCTAAAGCAGTATTTGAGACTTGAGTCTTTACAAGGTTATATGGTAACCATCAGGTTTTGTATCCTGACAGCTATTACCATATGTTGTGGCTGGGCAtgggagagatgaagagggagaATATGAtagctattgttttattttcatcagtttgACATATACGTTGTTTTATATATGCCAGAATCTGGAAGAACCTTAAGCACATGAAAGTATAAATCAGCTACAGTCTACCTGCAGCTCCAGTGACTATAAGAAAAGGTCACTGCAGGAGAAGGTAGACATAAACAGGAGCACTATAATGAAGAAGTATCGGGGACACAGAGAACTTCACAGAGGCTGAATAGACAGCAGAAGTGAGAAATAGACACATCACAAACAGCATTAATCTTGGAAAATGGGAATGGACTCCTAATGTTAGAAGAAAGGTAGAAGAGTATTAGCATTAAGTGGTTCTGATACTATCCAGtagaggggacacacacacacgtattttGAATTTGCAGGAACTGAATTCTAAACCAAACAGTAATTTCAACAGGTCTATAAACTTACATAAAACGTTTTTGATAAAAAATGTGCTCAACTACAGTTCAAAGAATATTCCCAAGGTACCTACTATTTTGCGCTTGATCATAAACAGAGGAATTTTTGCATGCAGAGGGGTTACAGACAACTCCTTGTGGACTGTTGATAAATACaatcttcttttaatatttcctaAATCAGTTATcctataaaagaaaaagcaggagagaatAGAACAGATCTTTGTCAATTCAATAACCCAGTATCTTTGGGCAATCACAAAAAAACTATTCATATGCAGAACCTTTATGTCAGTGATAGCAAATATGGAATTTAAGAATTACTTCTTTTACAAGATGAGTAATGAGATTTCTTCCTCAAATTCAAACTTGGTGGCTATATTCCTGCATATATAAAATCACTTTACATGCTAATTTTATTTCAACAGTCTACACTCCTTGCTAGACTTCCATAGCCCTTCAGACTATGAAAGAATTCAATTTGTATGAACTAAGAATCCAGTAGCCTttaataatcatgcttgtttctGCCCCTTAAGCTTGTGTTATCTTGGGACACGCTGTCACCTGCTAACTAGAAAAACATTATTTGCTTTCTTCTCCTAAAAATGCCTCTGTCATTTTATATAGACTCTTTGTCAGCTTAAAGATAGACACAAGACATTGTCTGTTTTACTTCCTGAGCACATATCTTCAAATGCAAATTATAATACAGAAGTTTATTGCTTACCATTCAGGTCATTTCACAACAACACCAAGGACACTGAAGTTGAACAT
Protein-coding regions in this window:
- the CFAP20DC gene encoding protein CFAP20DC isoform X3, which encodes MFKNQYQGGPFVEVFSAQGKNPGAKWKIFGNLSAIRKEYDKEVKGFVFVLEGSSQINKMQLPKETRQTLGLIQQFLTLQIFVPLGQDFSTELLITDLGNIKRRLYLSTVHKELSVTPLHAKIPLFMIKRKIWCNMCIDLVAFTSEIFRGAVFQSLDGIIISANCKLRKIFTLKSKPQDTAEEDDMCVLPFMPHEPTDVIPRACQLNTDVPQVTQLLNLTKIHKPELKCRRYPVTEQETA